A genomic stretch from Clavelina lepadiformis chromosome 5, kaClaLepa1.1, whole genome shotgun sequence includes:
- the LOC143458808 gene encoding uncharacterized protein LOC143458808 isoform X1 has translation MGRFIFALLLVSVLSQSARSQCGDNYLAFFREKAFFSPNYPFDYPNNADCEWTITTRNAQSIKLRIDDFNTQPEKDYLEIIEGGMVTTLSGSASDPIPYVSVGPRVTIRFRSDNSITATGFLVAYKSVPGQPCRELLTATNETKILMSPGYPNRYQSGRYCYWTIKSETGKHVQIKFTDAKIHEEGDYIEIFDGVKRLGQINETLDTVRSFTSLGDTMTIYFHTNQDENLEGFMAQYKEVPCGGDYYLRDDAIQELSSPGYPHSSVHNLDCLYTLNAEVGMKIKMTLDVDTEKDSDYVEVQDGEVILGRYDGYQRGINITSSGNKLILRYHTDDKVTSAGFHATYHQTGLCQNKLSAVMKGKMYQLIKERLSREEAVEACRSRGMNDRPALLANVHDRATQTCMREMMMSDGVYDPADWADQPSKFLVGVWIGLNDIDVENQFVWTDGTKLEADDYTNWGGFEPNNVGRGQDCVSMMLQKFNGNYEEGTWVDTQCNAEQFYFCEKDFDECAANTHNCHEHALCLNTDEGFTCVCKDGYTGDGINCRTGCMGQTSAVVKGMEYRFFKTRVTYQEAKKRCALWDRKSILASIHDRTTQQCMDEMISSDDVYNPDDWTDLTSPYDRGVWIGGNDIEDENRWLWEDGSLMPLPTDLSDKFRNWGMYEPNNYLGNQDCAFALMANISGGYVSGSWLDSECDKREFYMCQRDVDECATDQHKCDSNAKCINTERSYTCVCNEGYTGDGLTCRGVCTGKTSTIFKGNDYRFFSTRVTFPEARARCQNLGENFRLAMIRDNATQTCITQMITSEGVYEPNEWTDLTSPYDQGVWIGGSDMAREGKWVWEDGSLMPNSSESKDFQKWGKHEPNNYLGEQDCALASLRYIDEDYPAGSWLDSDCDHREFYVCKKDLNECMDNTHNCDKNALCINTEGSFTCICKEGYTGDGVTCKGLCEGKTSEIIKGHKYMLFQRRASYLEASRKCKNWGLEMNVKGSLAKIEDMALQICLNQMITSEGVFNPDDWLDLISPYDRGVWIGGNDMKMEGDWLWEDGSKMPLPSDLGKMQNWGKLEPNNYGGNQDCALSLLQDVNEDYSAGTWMDAECGFREFYFCQSDIDECSTNLHNCHEHARCINTEGSFTCECKEGYTGDGFTCTGICVDKTNAVIGGREYQFFQTRLSYQDAKEECKRWGGYTAILASIHDLTTQACISQMITSEGVYKPEEWTNLTSPYDQGAWIGGNDIDFEGFWIWEDGSIMPSFLVKYFLSTAEKYDNWGALEPNNYGGDQDCAFASLRLIDEGYPAGSWIDSECSNKEFFVCQKDIDECSANIHNCHEHAHCVNTDGHFACICNMGYTGDGVNCTAQCTGKTSAVVKGNEYRLFKTRIPYQMANEQCKRWGRGRSGILATVHDVETQTCITQMITSEGVDNPDDWLDLDSPLDKGFWIGGNDIDVESNWVWEDGRPMPSSSASEKYENWALNEPNNFRDNQNCAVTLMEHTSDNFPAGSWVDIECDYDEFYICQRDIDECKLNMHNCHENAVCTNTNGSFTCTCKQGFTGDGITCLPYAGIDSGESCVAKETVTLGGKVYQLFKNKTSFAGSQTVCLEWGGESPACTAIIHNRHIQSCLADMITSEGVYNKNDWGDVSPYGVGVWLGASDSSYEGNWHWLDGEPVPLPEISDGFQNWGRLEPNLHGENVEDCASMLLIQAEDYPPATWVDSRCAHSQFFICEKDIDECKENKHNCHEDAECLNTYGSFACVCKDGFTGDGLMCESRLLKASTDDCSGKTSALIKGEEYRLFLNRMSYKGAKEQCANWGGHLNATLAIIRDQATQTCINQMITSEGVYKPDEWMDLSSKYDQGAWIGGNDIEREQYWVWEDGSPMPSNSSANAGFENWGMYEPNNYRGDQDCAFTLLRHIDDSYPAGSWLDNECDFEEFFLCQRDFDECTADTHNCHKDARCINTAGSFMCVCKDGFTGDGLTCTGLCSGKTSAVVEGREYQLFQTRTNYRDAKQRCINWGGVTNATLAMIRDEATQTCITQMMTSDGVYKPDEWTNLTNPYDQGAWMGANDIEMEGIWVWEDGKLMASDKFENWGDYEPNNYQGDQDCAISALRNINENYPAGSWIDTDCDYNEFFLCQRDFDECAANTHNCDQNALCINTEGSFTCICKEGYTGDGVTCTAMCRGKRNVTLSGKEYHLIREKLTYFDANEGCKRLAKDLGDSPGRLASIHSSETQTCFDQMITSDGVYDEDDWSDADLYHRGVWIGGDDIQFEGTWRWQDGTPMPGSKTTEDFQNWAPHDPDNLGLSGEDCASMLLATIPDDSGYVPGKWVDIDCSTSAIYYMCERDVDECSLYTHDCDENALCTNTVGSFKCVCKEGYTGDGVTCENIALRAELSDCIGKTSAIIEGMEYQLFQNRQTFQDARDRCTNWGGGIDAKLAIIKKQSTQTCITQMITSDGVYKPEEWIDETEPYNRGAWIGASDMRSESNWVWEDGTQLKSDEFENWGLYEPNNYKGEQDCAFAALQTINDGYPGGSWIDSECNNREFYVCQRDYDECSTNQNNCHENALCINTEGSFTCICKDGYTGDGVTCKPLCSGKKTVTLSGKQYHLVRERQTFYNAREGCRRLAENLGDTPGRLASVLDLETQTCFDDMITSDGVYNEDDWRGVDLYHRGVWIGGDDVQFEGTWRWQDGSPMPSSNTTEDFQNWAPHDPDNLGLSGEDCASMLLATIPDDNGYVPGKWVDIDCSASAIYYMCERDV, from the exons ATGGGACGTTTCATATTTGCTTTGCTGTTGGTCTCAGTTCTCTCGCAAAGCGCTCGTTCAC AATGTGGCGACAACTACTTGGCTTTCTTCCGggaaaaagcatttttctcaCCAAATTATCCGTTCGATTATCCAAACAATGCCGACTGTGAGTGGACAATCACAACACGGAATGCTCAAAGCATCAAACTTAGAATAGATGATTTTAACAcgcaacctgagaaagattaTCTAGAG atAATCGAAGGAGGAATGGTAACGACCTTGTCTGGCTCCGCATCGGATCCTATTCCTTATGTCTCAGTCGGTCCCCGCGTAACCATCAGATTTCGATCGGACAACAGCATAACGGCGACGGGGTTCTTGGTAGCGTACAAGTCAG ttcCTGGGCAGCCGTGCCGAGAACTTCTGACGGCGAcgaatgaaacaaaaattctgATGTCACCCGGATATCCAAATCGTTATCAAAGCGGAAGATATTGTTATTGGACGATCAAGTCGGAAACTGGAAAACACGTCCAAATCAAATTTACGGATGCAAAAATACACGAAGAAGGAGATTACATCGAG atttttgaCGGGGTAAAACGATTGGGACAAATTAATGAAACGCTGGATACCGTACGTTCATTTACGTCGCTCGGTGACACAATGACGATATATTTCCACACCAACCAAGACGAAAATCTGGAAGGCTTCATGGCACAGTACAAAGAAG TTCCTTGTGGAGGCGATTATTATCTTCGTGATGACGCAATTCAGGAACTCTCATCACCGGGTTATCCCCATTCATCCGTTCACAATCTTGATTGCCTTTACACTCTGAACGCCGAAGTaggaatgaaaattaaaatgactCTTGACGTTGACACAGAGAAGGATTCTGACTATGTCGAG GTACAAGACGGTGAAGTTATTCTGGGACGGTATGATGGCTATCAACGGGGAATTAACATCACCTCATCCGggaataaattaattttgagATATCACACTGACGACAAAGTCACCAGTGCTGGCTTTCATGCCACATACCACCAAACAG GTTTATGCCAAAACAAACTGTCGGCGGTAATGAAAGGCAAAATGTATCAGCTTATCAAAGAGCGATTGTCGCGCGAAGAAGCTGTAGAGGCTTGCAGGAGCCGAGGGATGAATGATAGGCCGGCACTTCTCGCCAACGTCCACGATCGGGCGACACAAACATGCATGCGGGAGATGATGATGAGCGACGGGGTTTATGATCCGGCAGACTGGGCTGACCAACCCAGCAAATTCCTCGTCGGTGTTTGGATCGGACTCAATGATATTGACGTTGAGAACCAATTCGTTTGGACGGACGGAACGAAGCTG GAAGCCGACGACTACACTAACTGGGGGGGATTTGAACCGAACAATGTCGGCAGAGGGCAAGATTGTGTGTCGATGATGCTGCAGAAATTCAACGGCAATTACGAGGAAGGCACCTGGGTGGACACCCAATGCAACGCAgagcaattttatttttgcgaaaaag attttgatGAGTGTGCAGCCAACACACACAATTGTCATGAACACGCTCTATGCCTCAACACTGACGAAGGTTTTACTTGCGTTTGCAAAGACGGATACACCGGCGATGGAATTAATTGCAGGA CTGGCTGTATGGGGCAGACCTCAGCAGTTGTGAAAGGCATGGAATACCGGTTTTTCAAAACACGGGTTACCTACCAAGAAGCTAAAAAGAGATGTGCGCTATGGGATAGGAAATCCATACTTGCCTCCATCCACGACAGAACCACTCAGCAATGCATGGACGAAATGATTAGCAGTGATGACGTATATAACCCCGATGATTGGACGGATTTAACGAGTCCATACGACCGTGGGGTTTGGATAGGAGGGAATGACATCGAGGATGAAAATCGTTGGCTTTGGGAAGACGGATCGCTAATGCCACTGCCGACT GACCTCTCTGACAAGTTCAGAAATTGGGGGATGTATGAACCGAACAACTATCTTGGAAATCAAGATTGTGCTTTTGCTTTGATGGCAAACATTAGCGGCGGTTATGTCTCTGGCTCTTGGTTAGACAGTGAATGTGACAAGAGAGAGTTCTATATGTGCCAGAGAG ACGTTGATGAATGCGCGACAGATCAACACAAATGTGATAGTAATGCTAAATGCATCAATACTGAGAGAAGTTATACGTGTGTTTGCAATGAAGGATACACTGGCGACGGGCTAACCTGTCGAG GCGTTTGTACCGGAAAAACCTCAACAATTTTCAAAGGAAATGATTACAGATTTTTCTCAACCCGAGTCACTTTTCCGGAAGCGAGAGCACGTTGCCAAAATCTGGGTGAAAATTTCCGGCTTGCCATGATCCGAGACAACGCGACGCAAACCTGCATAACTCAGATGATCACCAGTGAAGGAGTCTACGAGCCGAATGAATGGACTGACCTTACCAGCCCTTACGACCAAGGTGTTTGGATTGGAGGTAGCGACATGGCAAGGGAAGGAAAATGGGTTTGGGAAGATGGATCTTTGATGCCCAATTCTTCG GAGTCTAAAGACTTCCAAAAATGGGGCAAGCATGAACCCAACAATTACCTAGGTGAGCAAGATTGCGCCCTTGCCTCCCTGCGGTACATCGATGAAGATTATCCCGCCGGTTCTTGGTTAGATTCTGATTGTGACCACAGAGAGTTTTACGTCTGCAAAAAAG ATTTGAACGAATGTATGGACAACACACACAACTGTGATAAAAACGCTCTATGCATCAACACCGAAGGAAGTTTCACTTGTATTTGCAAAGAAGGATACACAGGCGATGGAGTTACGTGTAAAG GTTTATGCGAGGGAAAAACATCCGAAATCATTAAGGGTCACAAATACATGCTTTTCCAACGTCGAGCTTCTTACCTCGAAGCAAgcagaaaatgcaaaaactggGGTCTAGAAATGAACGTCAAGGGCTCACTCGCCAAAATCGAGGACATGGCTCTTCAGATTTGCCTAAACCAGATGATCACCTCCGAGGGAGTTTTTAACCCTGATGATTGGTTAGATCTAATCAGTCCCTATGACAGGGGGGTTTGGATTGGGGGAAATGACATGAAAATGGAAGGAGATTGGCTTTGGGAAGATGGGTCAAAAATGCCTCTTCCGTCG GATTTGggtaaaatgcaaaattggGGCAAATTGGAACCCAATAACTATGGTGGAAATCAGGATTGCGCTCTTTCGTTGCTACAAGATGTCAACGAAGACTATTCAGCAGGAACGTGGATGGACGCTGAATGCGGTTTTAGAGAGTTCTATTTCTGTCAGAGTG ATATTGACGAGTGTTCAACCAACCTACACAACTGCCATGAGCATGCTCGTTGTATCAACACCGAAGGAAGCTTCACTTGTGAATGCAAAGAAGGATACACAGGCGATGGATTTACTTGCACTG GTATTTGCGTCGACAAAACCAACGCAGTTATAGGAGGGAGGGAATATCAGTTTTTCCAAACTCGGCTCTCATACCAAGACGCAAAGGAGGAATGTAAAAGATGGGGCGGATATACCGCTATACTCGCTTCCATTCATGACCTCACCACGCAAGCGTGTATATCTCAAATGATCACCAGTGAGGGGGTTTACAAACCTGAAGAATGGACTAATCTTACCAGTCCGTACGACCAGGGTGCTTGGATTGGTGGGAACGACATTGACTTTGAAGGGTTTTGGATTTGGGAAGATGGCTCCATAATGCCATCCTTCTTG gtgAAGTACTTCTTGTCGACAGCGGAAAAATATGACAACTGGGGCGCGCTTGAACCCAACAACTATGGAGGAGACCAGGACTGCGCCTTTGCTTCACTGCGACTCATCGACGAAGGTTATCCCGCGGGTTCTTGGATCGACAGTGAATGttcaaacaaagaattttttgtttgtcaaaaaG ACATCGATGAGTGCTCGGCCAACATTCATAACTGCCATGAACACGCTCACTGTGTAAACACGGACGGACATTTTGCCTGTATTTGCAATATGGGATACACCGGGGATGGAGTCAATTGTACAG CTCAGTGCACTGGGAAGACCTCAGCTGTTGTTAAAGGCAACGAATATCGACTTTTCAAAACACGGATCCCATACCAAATGGCAAATGAGCAATGCAAGAGATGGGGTCGAGGCAGATCCGGTATACTCGCCACTGTCCACGATGTGGAAACGCAGACCTGCATAACTCAGATGATCACAAGTGAAGGGGTTGATAACCCTGATGACTGGCTCGATCTTGATAGTCCACTAGACAAAGGTTTTTGGATAGGTGGGAATGACATTGACGTTGAAAGCAATTGGGTTTGGGAAGATGGACGACCAATGCCAAGTTCTTCG GCTTCGGAGAAATATGAAAATTGGGCCCTCAACGAACCGAACAATTTTAGAGACAATCAGAACTGCGCAGTAACATTGATGGAACATACCAGCGACAACTTTCCTGCTGGATCTTGGGTTGACATTGAATGTGACTACGACGAATTCTACATCTGCCAAAGAG atATCGACGAGTGTAAGCTGAACATGCACAATTGTCATGAAAATGCGGTTTGCACAAACACAAATGGAAGCTTCACTTGTACCTGCAAGCAGGGTTTCACTGGAGATGGAATCACATGCTTACCCTATGCTGGGATAGATTCTGGGG AAAGTTGTGTTGCGAAAGAGACGGTGACCCTAGGCGGCAAAGTTTATcagttgtttaaaaataagacATCCTTTGCTGGCTCGCAAACCGTATGTTTGGAATGGGGAGGGGAATCCCCCGCCTGTACCGCCATCATTCATAACAGGCATATACAATCCTGTCTAGCTGACATGATCACCAGTGAAGGCGTTTATAATAAAAACGACTGGGGTGATGTATCTCCTTATGGTGTGGGTGTTTGGCTCGGAGCAAGCGATTCTTCCTACGAAGGAAACTGGCACTGGCTGGACGGAGAACCCGTTCCGCTGCCCGAG ATATCAGACGGCTTTCAAAATTGGGGAAGGCTAGAGCCCAACTTGCACGGTGAAAATGTAGAAGACTGCGCGTCAATGTTGCTGATTCAGGCTGAAGACTACCCTCCGGCAACCTGGGTTGATTCTAGATGCGCTCATTCTCAATTTTTCATCTGCGAAAAAG ATATCGATGAATGCAAGGAGAATAAACATAACTGCCATGAAGATGCTGAGTGCTTAAATACCTATGGAAGTTTCGCTTGCGTTTGCAAAGATGGATTTACTGGGGATGGTTTGATGTGCGAAAGCCGCCTATTGAAGGCTTCTACTG ATGATTGCAGTGGAAAAACTTCGGCGCTAATAAAAGGCGAAGAATACCGACTGTTCCTAAATCGAATGTCATACAAAGGCGCAAAAGAGCAATGTGCAAATTGGGGAGGTCATCTCAATGCCACGCTCGCCATTATACGCGACCAAGCCACACAGACTTGCATAAACCAGATGATCACCAGTGAGGGAGTTTATAAACCGGATGAGTGGATGGATCTAAGTAGTAAGTATGACCAAGGTGCCTGGATTGGAGGAAACGACATTGAGAGGGAACAGTATTGGGTTTGGGAAGATGGTTCACCCATGCCTTCTAACTCATCG gCAAATGCGGGGTTTGAAAACTGGGGAATGTACGAACCCAACAACTACCGCGGTGACCAAGATTGTGCTTTTACATTATTACGACACATTGATGACAGCTACCCCGCTGGGTCTTGGTTAGACAATGAATGTGATTTCGAAGAATTCTTTCTTTGTCAGAGGG ATTTCGACGAGTGCACTGCCGACACACACAACTGCCACAAAGATGCTCGATGCATCAACACCGCTGGAAGTTTCATGTGCGTCTGCAAAGATGGATtcactggcgacggattgacATGCACCG GTTTGTGCAGTGGAAAAACTTCAGCGGTTGTTGAAGGACGCGAATACCAACTTTTCCAAACTCGTACAAACTATCGTGACGCAAAACAGCGGTGCATAAATTGGGGCGGGGTTACCAATGCAACGCTTGCTATGATTCGAGACGAGGCCACACAAACTTGCATAACTCAGATGATGACTAGCGATGGCGTGTATAAACCGGATGAGTGGACAAACCTCACCAATCCATACGACCAAGGCGCCTGGATGGGAGCTAATGATATTGAGATGGAAGGAATTTGGGTTTGGGAAGATGGAAAACTGATG GCATCAGACAAGTTTGAAAATTGGGGCGACTACGAACCCAATAATTATCAAGGAGATCAAGACTGTGCAATTTCGGCTCTGCGAAACATCAATGAAAACTATCCGGCAGGGTCTTGGATAGATACTGATTGCGACTACAATGAATTCTTTTTATGTCAAAGAG ATTTCGACGAGTGTGCAGCCAACACACACAACTGTGATCAAAATGCTCTATGCATCAACACTGAAGGAAGTTTTACTTGTATTTGCAAAGAAGGATACACAGGCGATGGAGTTACTTGTACTG CCATGTGCCGTGGAAAGAGAAACGTCACTCTTTCTGGAAAAGAATATCATCTCATTCGGGAGAAATTAACGTACTTCGATGCGAACGAAGGATGCAAGAGATTGGCTAAAGACCTTGGAGATTCTCCTGGCAGACTCGCTTCTATTCATAGCTCGGAAACACAAACTTGCTTTGATCAGATGATAACCAGTGATGGAGTTTATGATGAAGATGATTGGAGCGATGCAGACTTGTATCACAGAGGTGTTTGGATCGGAGGAGATGACATTCAATTTGAAGGAACGTGGCGCTGGCAGGATGGCACTCCAATGCCAGGTTCAAAG ACAACTGAAGACTTCCAAAACTGGGCACCCCACGACCCAGACAACTTAGGTTTGTCTGGTGAAGATTGCGCATCCATGTTGCTTGCTACAATCCCTGATGACAGTGGGTACGTCCCTGGAAAGTGGGTTGACATCGACTGCAGTACTTCAGCAATCTATTACATGTGCGAGAGGG ATGTTGATGAATGTAGCCTGTACACTCATGACTGTGATGAAAACGCTCTTTGCACAAATACTGTCGGAAGTTTCAAATGCGTCTGCAAGGAAGGTTACACTGGAGATGGTGTAACATGTGAAAATATTGCACTAAGAGCAGAACTGA GTGACTGCATTGGAAAAACGTCAGCAATTATTGAAGGGATGGAGTATCAATTATTCCAAAATCGACAAACTTTCCAGGATGCGAGAGATCGCTGTACAAACTGGGGTGGAGGAATCGATGCAAAACTTGCCATCATTAAGAAACAATCCACACAGACCTGCATAACTCAGATGATTACCAGCGATGGCGTTTATAAACCTGAGGAATGGATCGATGAAACTGAACCGTACAACAGAGGCGCTTGGATTGGTGCAAGCGACATGAGAAGTGAATCAAATTGGGTCTGGGAAGATGGCACACAGCTG aaatcggATGAGTTTGAAAACTGGGGCTTATACGAACCCAACAATTATAAAGGGGAACAAGACTGTGCTTTCGCCGCTCTGCAAACAATCAATGATGGTTATCCAGGAGGGTCTTGGATTGACAGTGAATGTAACAACAGAGAATTCTATGTCTGTCAGCGAG ATTATGACGAGTGTTCCACTAATCAAAACAACTGCCATGAAAACGCTCTATGCATCAACACCGAAGGAAGTTTCACTTGTATTTGCAAAGACGGATACACAGGCGATGGAGTTACTTGTAAAC CCTTATGCAGTGGAAAAAAAACCGTTACTCTTTCTGGAAAGCAATACCATCTCGTTCGGGAACGACAAACATTCTACAACGCGAGAGAAGGATGCAGAAGATTGGCTGAAAACCTTGGAGATACTCCTGGCAGGCTCGCTTCCGTTCTTGACTTAGAAACACAAACATGCTTTGATGATATGATAACCAGTGATGGAGTCTATAATGAAGATGACTGGCGTGGAGTAGACTTGTATCACAGAGGTGTTTGGATCGGAGGAGATGATGTACAATTTGAAGGAACGTGGCGCTGGCAGGATGGTAGTCCAATGCCAAGTTCAAAC ACCACTGAAGACTTCCAAAACTGGGCACCCCACGACCCAGACAACTTAGGTTTGTCTGGTGAAGATTGTGCATCCATGTTGCTTGCTACAATCCCTGATGACAATGGGTACGTACCTGGAAAGTGGGTTGACATCGACTGCAGTGCTTCTGCAATCTATTACATGTGCGAGAGGG ATGTTTAA